A DNA window from Shewanella baltica contains the following coding sequences:
- a CDS encoding diacylglycerol kinase family protein: MLSKIHIKYFYLAGAVLLAYFAVTGTSPLLTFIWAWTSLSLFLVGSAYWFNLASIFRKRQDGTIPWYIRWGFIPFLLGCRLYNHWARKRDSVPSMQKIDEQLYLGCRLFSADLEKIKANKITAILDVTAEFDGLDWSQFEDHIEYLNIPILDHSVPTSAQLNQAVNWLHRQVRANKQVLIHCAMGRGRSVLVLAAYLVCKDKQRNFAEVLQQIKQVRKTAGLNKWQLRALEHMLKQGKINIHKVAWIIANPVSGGGKWQQYGEQIQDELKAYFDLTLKLTTENISANTFAKKARSSGADIIIACGGDGTVTEVASEIVNTDIALGIIPLGTTNALSHALFGLGSKLIPVSQALDNIIQGHYQAIDTARCNEQLVLLLVGIGFEQQMIESANRERKNALGQFAYLDGLWRAVNADITLTIQLSLDDAEPTTLTTHSLIVANAAPFTSVLAQGDGEPNMTDGLLDITWLDAGSEPTDKLLSLAELAIAGWVKEGNKDTHSKRPSAPSTATKVHHAHAKKVNISSQPKCKYVIDGEIFEPADLTIEVQPASLKVFVPYQEITEEDG; the protein is encoded by the coding sequence ATGCTAAGCAAAATCCACATCAAATATTTCTACTTAGCAGGTGCCGTGTTGCTAGCCTATTTTGCGGTAACGGGCACGTCTCCCCTGCTCACCTTTATTTGGGCTTGGACGAGCCTGTCGCTGTTTTTAGTCGGTTCAGCCTATTGGTTTAATCTGGCTAGCATTTTTAGAAAGCGCCAAGATGGCACTATCCCTTGGTATATTCGCTGGGGCTTTATTCCGTTTCTATTGGGCTGCCGGCTGTATAACCATTGGGCGAGAAAACGCGACTCAGTGCCGTCGATGCAAAAGATAGATGAGCAGTTGTATCTCGGCTGCCGATTATTTTCTGCGGATCTGGAGAAAATCAAAGCCAATAAGATCACCGCAATTCTTGATGTGACCGCCGAATTTGATGGCTTAGATTGGTCGCAGTTTGAAGATCATATCGAGTATTTAAACATTCCCATCCTCGACCATAGCGTGCCGACCAGCGCTCAGCTCAATCAAGCCGTTAACTGGTTGCATCGCCAAGTGCGCGCCAATAAACAGGTGCTGATCCACTGTGCTATGGGGCGTGGCCGCTCAGTACTGGTGCTCGCCGCCTATTTAGTCTGTAAAGATAAACAGCGCAACTTCGCCGAAGTATTACAACAAATTAAGCAGGTCCGCAAAACCGCGGGCTTAAACAAATGGCAATTACGCGCCCTTGAACACATGCTCAAGCAAGGCAAAATCAACATCCATAAAGTGGCGTGGATTATCGCCAACCCAGTCTCTGGCGGCGGCAAATGGCAACAATATGGCGAGCAAATCCAAGATGAACTAAAAGCCTATTTTGACCTAACGTTAAAACTCACTACCGAAAATATCAGCGCAAACACCTTCGCCAAAAAAGCCCGTAGTAGCGGCGCAGATATCATTATTGCCTGTGGTGGCGATGGCACAGTGACAGAGGTAGCATCGGAAATAGTGAACACTGATATCGCCTTAGGGATCATTCCGTTAGGCACGACTAACGCCCTCAGCCACGCGCTATTTGGTTTAGGCAGTAAGCTCATTCCTGTCTCTCAGGCGCTGGACAATATTATCCAAGGGCATTACCAAGCCATTGATACAGCTCGTTGTAATGAACAATTAGTCTTGTTACTTGTGGGGATAGGCTTTGAACAGCAGATGATTGAATCGGCCAACCGTGAACGTAAAAATGCCCTCGGCCAGTTTGCCTACCTCGATGGTTTATGGCGCGCCGTCAATGCCGATATCACTTTAACCATACAGCTCAGCTTAGATGATGCCGAGCCCACAACATTGACCACCCATAGCCTCATTGTTGCCAATGCTGCCCCGTTTACCAGCGTATTAGCGCAAGGCGATGGCGAGCCAAATATGACAGATGGCCTGCTCGATATTACCTGGCTAGATGCCGGCAGTGAGCCGACAGACAAGCTCCTTAGTCTGGCCGAATTAGCCATTGCTGGATGGGTAAAAGAAGGTAATAAAGACACACATTCAAAGCGACCTAGCGCGCCTTCTACCGCGACCAAAGTCCACCACGCCCATGCGAAAAAAGTGAATATTAGTAGTCAGCCCAAGTGTAAATATGTGATTGATGGCGAAATCTTTGAACCCGCAGATCTCACCATTGAAGTCCAACCCGCATCCCTTAAGGTGTTTGTGCCTTATCAGGAAATAACTGAAGAGGATGGGTGA
- a CDS encoding DUF4937 domain-containing protein, which produces MTIVKLITCQVGNEQEQDFSQSQQIWKALSNCVGFRGQFGGWSQPERQAIIVGVWQSLEDVTAFMGSVHDELFSKSGQQTTYKQCDVHYFENILSIPSLTHHPADQNHNVIRLAYCRGVQDVERFLSDQRTIWNAHLGQAEGMLGGCVARSLKQSDYFIVMTRWASNPAHDNYVKTVLPTLKKQVLPESYIENMSGCLVQEECLWEVVPSNDSSVPARCITHPLQLFPDKAQTP; this is translated from the coding sequence TTGACGATAGTAAAGTTGATTACTTGTCAGGTTGGAAATGAACAAGAGCAAGATTTTTCTCAAAGCCAACAGATATGGAAAGCGTTGAGCAACTGCGTAGGTTTTAGAGGCCAGTTCGGTGGTTGGAGTCAACCCGAAAGGCAGGCGATTATTGTGGGTGTATGGCAATCACTCGAGGATGTTACGGCTTTCATGGGGTCAGTTCACGACGAGCTGTTCTCCAAAAGTGGTCAGCAAACAACTTATAAACAGTGTGATGTCCATTATTTTGAAAATATACTGAGTATCCCTTCGCTAACTCATCATCCTGCAGATCAAAATCACAATGTCATTCGGTTGGCTTATTGCCGAGGAGTGCAAGATGTCGAACGTTTTTTAAGTGACCAACGAACGATTTGGAACGCTCATCTTGGACAAGCAGAGGGCATGCTTGGCGGTTGTGTCGCCCGCAGTCTAAAACAGAGTGACTACTTCATCGTTATGACGCGCTGGGCGTCGAACCCAGCTCATGACAATTACGTAAAAACCGTTCTGCCAACCCTTAAAAAGCAAGTGTTACCTGAAAGCTATATTGAAAATATGTCGGGTTGTTTAGTGCAGGAAGAATGCTTATGGGAAGTCGTTCCTAGTAATGACTCAAGCGTGCCAGCAAGATGTATCACCCATCCTCTTCAGTTATTTCCTGATAAGGCACAAACACCTTAA
- a CDS encoding sigma-54 interaction domain-containing protein — MARLTLFYHLQDVNAEQAILELAGAADFNKLRSVDDLPWIEQLEANHVDVAIIELSSLSREDYLGLLDNAALSNIEFIFLSDGQPNPNLDQLMSHFAGYHFRKPYDMTLISDIFADFAQYLVSSPIRPRPFSSELDQYGLLVGSSAAMHKLYRTIRRVSATDSNVLIIGESGAGKELVANTIHLASPRLNEPFIAINCGALSPELVDSELFGHVKGAFTGAHRDHKGVFEQAEGGTLFLDEVTEMPIEHQVKLLRVLENSEYRPVGGAKVQLANVRIVAATNRDPIAAIEAGQFREDLYFRLAQFPIRVPPLRERGDDILGLAQHFLAYRNVAEKQNKSLADDSAQMIAAYPWSGNVRELKHAIERAYILADQEILPSHLQLPQASEMGTSCDDQVVIPQGMRLDDLEKIAIYQALETTQGNKTDTAEQLGISVKTLYNKLSKYEQQVEAGESAVE; from the coding sequence ATGGCTCGATTGACACTTTTTTATCACCTGCAGGATGTAAACGCCGAACAAGCCATCTTAGAACTCGCCGGCGCTGCCGACTTTAATAAACTACGCAGTGTCGATGATTTGCCTTGGATAGAACAGCTTGAGGCGAATCACGTCGATGTTGCCATTATTGAGCTGTCCAGCCTTAGCCGTGAGGATTATCTCGGGCTGCTGGACAATGCGGCCTTGTCCAATATCGAGTTTATTTTTCTCTCCGATGGTCAGCCGAACCCCAATCTTGATCAGTTAATGTCGCATTTTGCCGGTTATCATTTTCGCAAACCCTACGACATGACGTTAATCAGCGATATCTTCGCCGATTTTGCCCAGTATCTAGTCTCATCACCAATCCGGCCTCGGCCTTTTTCCAGCGAGCTAGACCAATATGGTTTACTTGTCGGTTCCTCTGCAGCTATGCATAAGCTGTATCGCACGATTCGCCGCGTCTCCGCGACCGACAGTAATGTGCTGATCATTGGTGAGAGCGGGGCGGGTAAAGAGCTGGTCGCCAATACCATACATCTTGCCAGCCCTAGGCTGAACGAGCCTTTTATCGCGATTAACTGCGGCGCCTTAAGCCCTGAATTGGTCGATAGCGAGTTGTTTGGCCACGTAAAAGGCGCATTCACTGGCGCTCATCGCGATCACAAAGGCGTATTTGAGCAGGCAGAAGGCGGAACCTTATTTCTCGATGAAGTCACCGAAATGCCAATTGAGCATCAAGTGAAGTTACTCAGAGTGCTTGAAAATAGTGAATATCGCCCCGTTGGCGGTGCCAAAGTGCAACTCGCCAATGTGCGGATTGTGGCGGCAACCAATCGCGATCCCATAGCGGCAATCGAGGCTGGGCAATTTCGCGAGGATTTATATTTCCGTTTGGCCCAGTTCCCTATCCGCGTTCCACCCTTAAGGGAGCGTGGCGATGATATTCTTGGGCTGGCGCAGCATTTTCTTGCCTATCGTAACGTGGCCGAAAAGCAGAATAAAAGCCTCGCTGATGACAGTGCGCAGATGATCGCTGCGTACCCTTGGTCGGGTAATGTGCGTGAATTAAAGCATGCCATTGAGCGAGCCTATATTCTGGCAGACCAAGAGATTTTACCCAGCCATTTACAGTTGCCACAGGCAAGTGAAATGGGGACATCTTGCGATGACCAAGTCGTTATCCCGCAGGGCATGCGTTTAGATGACTTAGAAAAAATCGCCATTTATCAAGCATTAGAAACGACTCAAGGTAATAAAACCGATACCGCTGAGCAACTGGGGATCAGCGTGAAAACCCTTTACAACAAGCTCAGCAAGTACGAGCAGCAAGTCGAAGCGGGTGAATCGGCGGTAGAATAG
- a CDS encoding glutamyl-tRNA reductase, with protein sequence MKSNVVQHQTDIRADISLIDEIIKLNQEGLTFYNQAMTYVEDYNLKRIFSTKANIHQRMLRRFEQLRPLASEPLHGLSHTIPVTYTQATELLHQCHISQAMAALVAIEQQVLIQMKQAVRQAHQPQLANQLAEGAAWLQISCDGMSSLNSG encoded by the coding sequence ATGAAGTCTAATGTTGTGCAACATCAGACTGATATCCGTGCCGATATCAGTTTGATTGATGAAATAATAAAGCTCAATCAAGAGGGGCTAACATTTTACAACCAAGCGATGACGTACGTCGAAGACTATAACCTTAAGCGAATTTTTTCGACTAAAGCGAATATCCACCAGCGAATGTTGAGGCGATTTGAACAGCTGCGCCCTTTGGCTAGCGAGCCGCTTCATGGCCTGAGTCATACGATACCAGTCACTTACACTCAAGCGACAGAGTTGCTGCATCAGTGCCATATATCGCAGGCGATGGCCGCACTTGTCGCCATTGAACAACAAGTGTTAATCCAGATGAAACAAGCGGTAAGGCAAGCACATCAGCCACAGCTTGCCAATCAGCTCGCAGAAGGTGCCGCTTGGTTGCAAATCAGTTGCGATGGTATGAGTTCGCTCAATTCTGGTTAA
- a CDS encoding BON domain-containing protein, with amino-acid sequence MKTTTASVLATLLVGSISLNVAAAQDWKDGAKDAWIDGKAETTLLLNTNLNSFDIITDVKDGNVTLTGKVESSVDKALATELIKSLDGVKDVDNQLTVMNEKEGTSEVVATLTDSKVATVVKTRLLFSTDVSGTQINVDVANGIVTLKGEVASDAERQLALKIAENTDDVKKVVDKIKVVKKAS; translated from the coding sequence ATGAAAACCACAACAGCATCAGTACTAGCGACCTTACTTGTCGGTTCAATCAGTTTAAATGTCGCAGCGGCTCAAGATTGGAAGGACGGGGCTAAGGATGCGTGGATCGATGGTAAAGCTGAAACCACTTTACTGCTCAACACTAACCTCAATTCCTTTGACATTATAACGGATGTTAAAGACGGAAACGTGACGTTAACGGGTAAAGTGGAAAGCAGTGTCGATAAAGCTCTTGCCACTGAACTGATCAAAAGTTTAGACGGCGTAAAAGATGTCGATAACCAACTCACTGTAATGAATGAGAAAGAAGGCACCAGTGAAGTTGTCGCGACTTTGACCGATTCTAAGGTTGCCACAGTCGTCAAAACCCGTTTACTGTTTTCAACCGATGTTTCCGGCACCCAGATTAATGTGGATGTCGCTAATGGTATCGTCACCTTAAAAGGTGAAGTTGCTAGCGATGCCGAACGTCAGTTAGCGCTGAAAATTGCCGAGAATACCGACGATGTGAAAAAGGTTGTCGATAAAATCAAAGTCGTAAAAAAAGCCTCTTAA